In the Verrucomicrobiota bacterium genome, one interval contains:
- a CDS encoding DUF1501 domain-containing protein, translating into MWIDLSRRRFLGACAQAGLLGAMSPVRFAQAAALHRGHPMAPSPSHFPAQADQMIVLFLTGGFSHLDTFDPKPRLNAMHGKPIPAFGLRPDEARPLPLLGSKFEFKSSGQSGLPISELFSRLRSVADDLCVIRSLHTDIVEHFQATLAMHTGSATVPMPSLGAWLSMGLGTFNRNLPAYLVFAEHLPYAGAQVWDAAFLPAAHQGVRLAPGAKPIPDLDPPPKPVALRELEQQMLDELNRTHAQTRAEDARLAARSLSFDIARGMMKEAPEVFDLSRESPRDLELYGVSPGDNRSFAWQCLMTRRLIERGVRVVEIIDTGSHDNWDSHGDMETHRPKAKRVDQAITALLLDLKARGLLERTLVAICTEFGRTPWSDGGNGKGRNHYAKAFTSLLAGAGVRGGMTYGATDEFGANIVDRPCHVHDYHATILHLMGLDHERLTYRFGGRDFRLTDVSGRVLKEILA; encoded by the coding sequence ATGTGGATTGACCTCTCCCGACGACGGTTCTTAGGAGCTTGTGCCCAGGCTGGACTGCTGGGCGCCATGTCACCCGTCCGCTTTGCCCAAGCGGCGGCGCTGCATCGGGGACATCCGATGGCGCCTTCTCCGTCCCATTTCCCCGCTCAAGCCGATCAGATGATTGTCTTGTTCTTGACCGGAGGGTTCTCCCACCTCGACACGTTCGATCCCAAACCTCGATTGAACGCGATGCATGGGAAGCCGATTCCGGCATTTGGACTGCGCCCCGACGAAGCGCGTCCGCTTCCCCTCCTGGGCAGCAAATTCGAGTTCAAATCCAGCGGCCAGTCCGGCCTGCCCATCAGCGAGCTCTTCTCCCGGCTTCGAAGCGTCGCGGATGACCTGTGTGTGATCCGGTCGTTGCACACGGATATCGTCGAGCACTTCCAAGCCACGCTGGCGATGCACACCGGCTCGGCTACAGTGCCCATGCCGAGTCTGGGAGCGTGGTTGAGCATGGGATTGGGCACTTTCAATCGCAATTTGCCCGCCTATCTCGTCTTTGCGGAACACCTGCCCTACGCCGGGGCTCAGGTCTGGGACGCCGCCTTCCTTCCCGCGGCGCACCAGGGCGTCCGGCTGGCGCCGGGCGCGAAGCCCATTCCCGATCTCGATCCGCCTCCCAAGCCCGTCGCACTGCGCGAACTCGAGCAACAGATGCTCGATGAACTCAATCGAACCCACGCCCAAACCCGGGCTGAGGATGCCCGTCTGGCTGCCCGCAGCCTGAGTTTCGATATCGCCCGGGGCATGATGAAGGAAGCTCCGGAGGTCTTCGATCTCAGCCGCGAATCCCCTCGCGATCTCGAACTCTATGGAGTCTCGCCCGGGGACAACCGTTCGTTTGCCTGGCAATGCCTCATGACCCGGCGCCTCATCGAGCGCGGGGTGCGCGTCGTGGAAATCATCGACACGGGTTCGCACGACAACTGGGATTCCCACGGGGACATGGAAACGCACCGCCCGAAAGCGAAGCGGGTCGATCAAGCCATCACCGCCCTTCTGCTCGATTTGAAGGCGCGCGGTTTGTTGGAACGAACCCTCGTGGCCATCTGCACCGAGTTCGGGCGCACGCCCTGGAGCGATGGAGGCAATGGCAAAGGCCGCAACCACTACGCCAAGGCATTCACGTCACTGCTCGCGGGCGCGGGGGTGCGGGGAGGCATGACCTATGGCGCCACGGACGAATTCGGCGCCAACATCGTCGACCGTCCCTGTCACGTCCACGACTACCATGCGACGATTCTGCACTTGATGGGTCTGGACCATGAGCGGCTGACCTACCGCTTTGGCGGCCGCGACTTCCGCCTGACCGACGTCTCCGGGCGCGTGTTGAAGGAAATCCTGGCCTAA
- a CDS encoding Gfo/Idh/MocA family oxidoreductase, translating into MRISPVSRRLFLGRAALAVSAPLILPSRVWSAAVSPNDRIQLGFIGMGTQNRGLMSGFLRTPQTQTVAVCDVDRTRRLAAQTVAKDHFAKQGGGGGCEAYEDFRELLARRDVDAVVIATPDHWHALISIAAARAGKDIYCEKPLCQSIHEARAMVKAVRKHKRIFQTGSMQRSSKEFRVACELVRNGVIGRISTVEASVGGPGMPCDLPGETPEPGLNWDLWLGPAPSRPYHSELSPRGVHKHFPNWRRYREYGGGGVTDWGAHHFDIAQWGLGMDQSGPVEITPASDPKASFGVRARYASGVELVHSNGNGVVFHGSEGKISVDRGRFSLWLGSQLKSESASECEGIARELLKSNAERLYASTDHKADWLNSIRTRKPPICDVEVGARTVTVCHLINLAYYHGQRMVWDPKRERFAGGAGNAAWLDVPYRGNWKLG; encoded by the coding sequence ATGCGTATCTCCCCAGTCTCACGCCGTCTTTTCCTTGGCAGGGCCGCTTTGGCCGTCTCGGCCCCTTTGATTCTCCCTTCGCGTGTGTGGTCCGCGGCCGTTTCGCCCAATGACCGCATTCAACTCGGCTTCATCGGAATGGGCACCCAGAATCGCGGGTTGATGTCCGGCTTCCTGCGGACACCGCAGACGCAGACGGTGGCGGTTTGCGATGTTGATCGCACGCGGCGGCTGGCGGCGCAGACGGTGGCCAAGGATCATTTTGCCAAACAGGGGGGAGGAGGTGGCTGTGAGGCGTATGAGGATTTTCGGGAGTTGCTGGCCCGCCGGGATGTGGATGCCGTGGTGATCGCAACCCCCGATCATTGGCACGCGCTGATCAGCATCGCAGCGGCGAGGGCGGGCAAGGATATTTACTGTGAAAAGCCCCTCTGCCAGTCGATTCACGAGGCTCGCGCCATGGTGAAGGCTGTCCGCAAGCACAAGCGCATTTTCCAGACAGGCTCCATGCAGCGGTCGAGCAAGGAATTTCGCGTGGCCTGCGAGCTCGTTCGGAACGGCGTGATCGGGAGAATCTCCACGGTTGAAGCCTCGGTGGGCGGTCCGGGCATGCCGTGCGATTTGCCGGGCGAAACTCCGGAGCCGGGTTTGAATTGGGACCTGTGGCTGGGTCCTGCCCCTTCGCGGCCTTATCATTCCGAGCTGAGTCCCCGCGGCGTGCACAAACACTTCCCAAACTGGCGGCGTTATCGTGAGTACGGCGGGGGCGGGGTGACGGATTGGGGCGCGCATCATTTCGACATTGCCCAGTGGGGCTTGGGGATGGACCAGAGCGGTCCGGTGGAAATCACCCCAGCGTCCGATCCCAAGGCATCCTTTGGCGTGCGCGCCCGTTATGCCAGCGGAGTGGAGTTGGTGCATTCGAACGGCAACGGCGTGGTTTTCCATGGGAGCGAAGGCAAGATCTCGGTGGACCGCGGCAGGTTTTCCTTGTGGCTGGGCTCTCAACTGAAGTCGGAGTCGGCCTCCGAATGCGAAGGCATTGCCCGGGAACTGTTGAAGTCGAATGCGGAACGGCTTTATGCGAGCACGGATCACAAGGCGGATTGGTTGAACAGCATCCGCACCCGGAAGCCGCCTATTTGCGATGTGGAGGTGGGTGCTCGGACGGTGACGGTCTGTCATTTGATCAACCTCGCTTATTACCACGGCCAGCGCATGGTATGGGATCCCAAGCGGGAGCGGTTTGCCGGGGGCGCCGGAAACGCCGCCTGGCTGGATGTGCCCTACCGGGGGAACTGGAAACTGGGTTAG
- the queD gene encoding 6-carboxytetrahydropterin synthase QueD: protein MELRKTFQFEAAHRLPLLPSTHKCHRLHGHSFRVEVAVEGECDPRLGWVMDYADIKEAFRPLMAQLDHHYLNEVPGLENPTSENLARWIWERLKPGLPLLSEVLVAETCASRCVYRGPG from the coding sequence ATGGAATTGCGAAAGACCTTTCAATTCGAAGCGGCGCATCGCCTGCCGCTGCTGCCGTCCACCCACAAGTGCCACCGGTTGCACGGGCACAGTTTCCGAGTGGAGGTGGCCGTCGAAGGGGAATGCGATCCGCGCCTGGGCTGGGTCATGGATTACGCCGATATCAAGGAAGCCTTTCGCCCGCTCATGGCGCAATTGGACCACCATTACTTGAACGAAGTGCCGGGGCTGGAAAACCCCACGAGCGAGAACTTGGCCCGCTGGATTTGGGAAAGGCTGAAGCCGGGGTTGCCCTTGCTTTCGGAGGTGCTGGTGGCGGAGACCTGCGCCTCTCGCTGCGTCTATCGGGGACCGGGCTGA
- a CDS encoding DUF1501 domain-containing protein: protein MNLAQEIRRETARLITRRWFFRDCGVGMAALATQSLLAREKRPSKSPGNPLAPRAPHFQGKAKRVIYLFQAGAPSHLELFDPKPELTKRDGQLPPADLLKDYRAAFIKPNSALLGPKYKFAPRGQCGMELSEILPFTSEVADELCLVRTMQTEAVNHAPAQIMMNTGSQIFGRPSFGSWTLYGLGSEGENLPGYVVLTSAKGTSGGASNYGCGFLPTLYSGIPLRPTGDPLLYLSNPRGFDLETQRASLDTLRELNQASLNVNGDPETAARIQNYEMAYQLQTSAPELLDLSKEPRHVLDLYGIQDPKQPGFARNCLLARRLAERGVRFVQLFHEAWDQHGNLTKAIKQNCVDTDRASAALIKDLKQKGLLDSTIVLWGGEFGRTPMVQGGNDGRDHHNRAFSIWMAGGGLKRGHVHGESDELGFNAVRDAVHVHDLHATLLHLLGFDHRKLSHRFQGLDMRLTGIAGEVVPGLLA from the coding sequence ATGAACTTAGCCCAAGAAATCCGGCGGGAAACGGCCAGGCTCATCACGCGCCGATGGTTCTTCCGGGATTGCGGCGTCGGCATGGCCGCCCTGGCCACTCAATCACTCCTGGCTCGCGAAAAGCGTCCGTCGAAATCGCCCGGCAATCCCCTCGCCCCGCGAGCGCCCCATTTCCAAGGCAAAGCCAAGCGCGTCATTTATCTGTTCCAGGCGGGTGCCCCCAGCCATTTGGAATTGTTCGACCCCAAACCCGAACTGACCAAACGCGACGGACAACTCCCGCCCGCGGATCTTCTGAAGGATTACCGGGCCGCCTTCATTAAACCGAACTCGGCCTTGCTCGGTCCGAAATACAAATTCGCGCCGCGCGGCCAGTGCGGGATGGAACTGAGCGAAATCCTCCCGTTCACCTCCGAAGTCGCCGATGAACTCTGCCTCGTGCGAACGATGCAGACCGAGGCCGTCAATCACGCGCCGGCCCAGATCATGATGAACACCGGCTCGCAGATTTTCGGCCGGCCCAGTTTCGGTTCCTGGACGCTCTACGGCCTCGGATCCGAGGGTGAGAATCTGCCCGGGTATGTCGTGTTGACATCCGCCAAAGGAACCAGCGGCGGTGCCAGCAATTACGGGTGCGGATTCCTGCCCACGCTTTACTCGGGCATTCCCTTGCGTCCGACCGGCGATCCCCTTCTCTATTTGTCCAATCCCCGGGGCTTCGACCTGGAAACCCAGCGCGCCTCGCTCGACACCCTCCGCGAGCTCAATCAGGCCTCACTGAACGTAAACGGCGATCCCGAAACCGCCGCGCGCATCCAGAACTACGAGATGGCCTATCAACTTCAAACGAGCGCGCCGGAATTGCTCGATCTCTCCAAAGAACCCCGGCACGTGCTCGATCTCTACGGCATCCAAGATCCCAAACAACCCGGTTTTGCGCGGAATTGCCTCCTCGCCCGGCGCCTGGCCGAACGGGGCGTCCGCTTCGTGCAACTCTTCCATGAAGCGTGGGACCAGCACGGCAATCTCACCAAGGCCATCAAACAGAACTGCGTGGACACCGACCGCGCCAGCGCGGCCTTGATCAAGGATCTGAAACAAAAGGGACTTCTCGACAGCACAATCGTCCTCTGGGGCGGGGAGTTTGGCCGCACCCCCATGGTGCAAGGCGGCAACGACGGACGCGACCATCACAACCGCGCTTTCAGTATCTGGATGGCCGGGGGAGGCCTGAAGCGCGGACACGTCCATGGCGAATCCGACGAACTCGGGTTCAATGCGGTTCGCGACGCGGTCCACGTGCACGACTTGCATGCCACGCTGCTTCACCTGCTGGGATTCGACCACCGCAAGCTCTCCCACCGTTTTCAAGGCCTGGACATGCGATTGACCGGAATCGCCGGAGAAGTCGTGCCAGGCCTGCTCGCCTGA
- a CDS encoding DUF1553 domain-containing protein — MRAFCMILAVLLMDRSSAFASTLAPDYSREIRPILADHCFACHGPDEKARKGGLRLDLRDDALHGGKSDGPAIVPGHPEKSALLQRILTTDTDDVMPPTGEKHPVKSQHTELLRRWIAAGAPYSKHWAFESPIKSPLPSRLKQNSSAAIDHFVQARLAKAGLRPSPAASPEQMARRLYLDLIGLPPSPAETARFVSEARKNLGTAVESLADRLLASEHFGEKWARQWLDAARYADSNGYEKDLMREQWAWRDWVIQAYNRDLPYPQFIVEQIAGDLLPGRTQDQLIATGFFRNGMINEEGAIVPEEFRMEGNFDRMDTLGKSVLGLTLQCAQCHSHKFDPISHEEYYGLFSFINNSYDAQSRVYNSEQQERIAKLQATLDDVDRRVRESRPHWAAELDAWGKQVLDTSDRYDWKVIEAEDLHSTSELNHPTTLPDGSILTLGHRTVSGDVYMIAQPAMENITGLRLEIFTHGDLPYDGPGRSFLGTWALSELIVEAKRPGSNQWTALRLAQATADFSEPDGSMEPEWSNKSLDKDGKRRRGPVAYLIDTNDLTGWRADRGRGRRHTESVAVVQFETPQTLPRGTKLKFSLRMNHGGDNNGDKNTMVGRFRLSTTTHPHPSAPPVDYAAILALRVPEARRTDKQRRTLFAAWRHSVPALKSFNEEAEAAWKPYPDPVTSILHLAERGPEDPRETRRLDRGQWNRPKETVRPQVPAVLHPIEPGNLPRRLAFAQWLVDQRSPLAARVAVNRVWQALFGRGLVETSEDFGLRGAEPSHPELLDWLAVDFMEKGWSHKQLIRGIVTSATYRQSSRVTPEQQEKDPGNQWLARGPRFRAEAEVIRDIALAASGLLSPCIGGPSIFPPVPQNVLDFNFFGMDYWIPAQGPERYRRSLYVFRKRSMPDPALSTFDAPNADTSCARRPRSNTPLAALASLNEPVFVEASQALALRILREGGATDARRADYAYQLCVGRAPRPSEKQALLELLDSRRKKISEGWLNANELATGDPSRRASLPEKTTPRDAAAWAVASRVLLNLDETLTKH; from the coding sequence ATGCGCGCCTTCTGTATGATCCTGGCCGTCCTGCTGATGGACCGGTCCTCCGCGTTCGCGTCGACTCTCGCGCCTGATTACTCGCGCGAAATTCGACCCATCCTCGCCGACCATTGCTTCGCGTGCCACGGACCCGACGAAAAAGCCCGCAAGGGCGGACTGCGCCTCGATCTTCGCGACGATGCCCTCCACGGCGGCAAATCGGATGGACCCGCCATCGTCCCGGGCCATCCCGAGAAGAGCGCCCTCCTTCAACGCATTCTCACCACCGACACGGACGACGTCATGCCTCCCACCGGCGAAAAGCATCCGGTCAAAAGCCAGCACACCGAACTGCTGCGTCGATGGATCGCCGCAGGCGCCCCCTACTCCAAACATTGGGCTTTCGAATCCCCCATCAAGAGCCCCCTGCCCTCCCGTCTAAAACAAAACAGCTCCGCCGCCATCGATCATTTCGTTCAGGCGCGCCTGGCGAAAGCAGGTCTCCGGCCTTCTCCCGCCGCCTCCCCTGAACAAATGGCCCGTCGCCTTTACCTCGACCTCATCGGCTTGCCTCCTTCGCCCGCGGAAACCGCCCGCTTTGTCTCCGAAGCCCGGAAGAACCTCGGGACCGCCGTCGAATCCCTGGCGGACCGCCTGCTGGCGAGTGAGCACTTTGGAGAGAAATGGGCGAGGCAATGGCTGGACGCGGCGCGTTACGCGGATTCCAACGGATACGAAAAAGACCTGATGCGCGAGCAGTGGGCGTGGCGGGACTGGGTCATCCAAGCCTACAACCGTGACCTGCCCTATCCCCAGTTCATCGTCGAGCAGATCGCCGGCGACCTCCTGCCCGGACGCACGCAGGATCAACTCATCGCCACCGGCTTCTTTCGGAACGGCATGATCAACGAGGAAGGCGCCATCGTTCCCGAAGAGTTCCGGATGGAGGGCAATTTCGACCGCATGGACACGCTCGGGAAAAGCGTTCTTGGCCTGACTTTGCAATGCGCCCAATGCCATAGCCACAAATTCGACCCCATCTCGCACGAGGAGTATTACGGACTCTTCTCGTTCATCAACAACAGCTATGACGCTCAGTCCCGCGTTTATAACTCCGAGCAACAGGAACGCATCGCCAAACTCCAGGCCACGCTGGACGATGTCGACCGACGTGTCCGCGAGTCGCGTCCGCACTGGGCTGCTGAACTCGACGCTTGGGGCAAGCAGGTCTTGGATACCTCCGACCGGTACGATTGGAAAGTGATCGAGGCGGAGGATCTCCATTCCACGTCTGAATTGAACCATCCCACCACCCTCCCGGATGGCTCCATACTGACCTTGGGACACCGCACCGTTTCTGGCGACGTGTACATGATCGCCCAACCGGCGATGGAGAACATCACAGGGTTGCGATTGGAGATCTTCACGCACGGCGATTTGCCCTACGACGGCCCGGGCCGAAGCTTTCTTGGCACCTGGGCACTCTCCGAACTCATCGTCGAGGCGAAAAGGCCCGGCAGCAACCAATGGACCGCGCTTCGACTCGCCCAAGCCACCGCGGATTTCTCGGAGCCCGATGGCTCGATGGAGCCGGAATGGAGCAACAAGTCGCTCGACAAGGATGGCAAGCGCCGGCGAGGTCCGGTCGCTTATCTGATCGACACCAACGACCTGACGGGCTGGCGCGCGGATCGCGGACGAGGCCGGCGCCACACCGAGTCCGTCGCCGTCGTTCAATTTGAAACGCCGCAAACGCTTCCACGCGGCACCAAACTCAAGTTTTCGCTGCGCATGAATCATGGCGGGGACAACAACGGGGACAAAAACACCATGGTCGGAAGGTTCCGTCTCTCCACCACCACTCATCCCCATCCTTCGGCTCCGCCTGTCGATTACGCGGCGATCCTCGCCCTGCGCGTCCCCGAAGCCAGGCGCACCGACAAACAACGTCGCACCCTGTTCGCGGCCTGGCGCCACTCCGTCCCCGCACTGAAATCATTCAACGAAGAGGCCGAAGCCGCCTGGAAGCCCTATCCGGACCCTGTCACCTCGATCCTCCACCTCGCCGAGCGCGGCCCCGAAGACCCACGCGAAACAAGACGCCTCGATCGCGGGCAATGGAACCGCCCGAAAGAAACCGTCCGTCCTCAGGTGCCCGCGGTTTTGCATCCGATCGAACCCGGCAACCTTCCCCGCCGACTGGCTTTCGCGCAATGGCTCGTGGACCAACGCTCACCCCTCGCCGCCCGCGTGGCCGTGAACCGGGTGTGGCAGGCCCTCTTCGGACGCGGCTTGGTCGAGACCTCGGAAGATTTCGGATTGCGCGGAGCCGAGCCCTCTCACCCGGAATTGCTCGACTGGCTGGCGGTCGATTTCATGGAAAAAGGCTGGAGCCATAAACAGCTGATCCGGGGAATCGTGACCTCGGCCACTTACCGCCAATCCTCCCGCGTCACTCCCGAACAACAGGAAAAGGATCCCGGCAACCAGTGGCTCGCGCGCGGGCCACGCTTCCGTGCCGAGGCCGAAGTGATCCGCGACATCGCCCTCGCCGCTTCAGGATTGCTTTCCCCATGCATCGGAGGACCAAGCATTTTTCCCCCGGTGCCTCAAAACGTGCTGGATTTCAATTTTTTCGGAATGGACTACTGGATTCCAGCGCAGGGACCGGAGCGTTACCGCCGGTCGCTCTATGTGTTTCGCAAGCGGTCGATGCCGGATCCCGCGCTTTCCACATTTGACGCTCCGAACGCCGACACATCCTGCGCCCGCCGGCCCCGCTCCAACACGCCGCTGGCCGCGCTTGCTTCTCTGAACGAACCGGTGTTTGTCGAAGCTTCGCAAGCCCTCGCGCTGCGCATCCTCCGTGAAGGCGGTGCCACGGATGCCCGGCGAGCCGACTACGCGTACCAACTTTGCGTCGGACGCGCCCCGCGTCCTTCCGAAAAACAAGCGTTGCTGGAACTCCTGGATTCCCGCCGGAAGAAGATCTCCGAAGGCTGGCTGAATGCCAACGAACTCGCCACCGGCGACCCTTCCCGGCGAGCCTCGCTTCCCGAAAAGACCACCCCCCGGGACGCGGCGGCATGGGCGGTCGCTTCGCGCGTGCTCCTCAATCTCGACGAAACTCTGACCAAGCATTGA
- a CDS encoding inositol oxygenase: protein MQQPSSDQPLQSLEEWEEFVKERYPEPATTAVATTPFKATDPAKKKEQFRNYEANARPSVREFYRQNHHRQTYDFVLSKKKDFLSLRRKQMGIWEAMEFLNTLVDDSDPDTDLSQLQHLLQTAEQIRQDGHPRWFILAGLVHDLGKILCLYGEPQWAVVGDTFPVGCAYSDTIVFHPFFHDNPDSKESRFQTSLGVYKNGCGLDNVHISWGHDEYIYHVTKDYLPQEALYMLRYHSFYPWHREGAYQHLLNDQDRANLKWVQAFNPYDLYTKSHEAPDVEKLRPFYDDLIAEYFPKTIRW, encoded by the coding sequence ATGCAACAGCCTTCGTCCGACCAACCGCTGCAAAGCCTCGAAGAATGGGAAGAATTTGTCAAAGAGCGGTACCCCGAACCCGCGACGACCGCGGTGGCGACCACTCCCTTTAAAGCGACCGACCCAGCCAAGAAGAAGGAACAGTTCCGAAACTACGAAGCCAACGCCCGCCCCTCCGTCCGCGAATTCTACCGGCAAAACCATCATCGGCAAACCTACGATTTCGTCCTCTCCAAGAAGAAAGATTTCCTCTCCCTCCGTCGCAAGCAGATGGGGATCTGGGAGGCCATGGAGTTCCTCAACACCCTGGTCGATGACAGCGATCCCGATACGGATCTGTCCCAGTTGCAACACCTGCTCCAAACCGCGGAGCAAATCCGGCAGGACGGTCACCCACGCTGGTTTATCCTGGCAGGCCTGGTTCATGATCTCGGCAAGATCCTCTGCCTCTATGGCGAACCCCAATGGGCGGTGGTGGGCGATACGTTCCCTGTCGGCTGCGCCTACTCCGACACCATCGTTTTCCATCCTTTCTTCCACGACAATCCAGACTCCAAGGAGTCCCGGTTCCAAACCAGCCTGGGCGTGTATAAAAATGGTTGCGGACTGGATAACGTCCACATTTCCTGGGGCCACGACGAATACATTTATCACGTGACCAAGGATTACCTGCCGCAGGAAGCGCTCTACATGCTGCGTTACCATTCTTTTTACCCGTGGCATCGGGAAGGCGCCTATCAACACCTGCTCAACGACCAGGATCGCGCCAACCTCAAATGGGTCCAGGCGTTCAACCCCTACGATCTTTACACCAAGAGCCATGAAGCTCCGGATGTGGAGAAACTGCGCCCCTTCTACGACGATTTGATCGCCGAGTATTTCCCCAAAACGATTCGATGGTGA
- a CDS encoding response regulator — translation MPIEKILVLEDDSIFRKNLELQLRERRYDVVSAETLAEAEEKLARDSFDLMMVDIRLPDGDGSSLLATMQGRPSQPLLVMMSNFGNIQSAVECMRNGAIDYLAKPYTPAQLDFTLKKAEQYNQLVKVNRFFNHDEGQDGGGELLGRSAAMEQLRQLIRKVAPTQATVLIQGESGTGKELVARALYRQSPRAGAAFIKMNCAAVPENLIESEFLGHEKGSFTGALSKREGRFELAHGGTILLDEVSEVSPSIQAKLLRVLQERELERVGGNRTLAAKMLDISIRTLRNKLNDYAGRNGSPQEIEVEESAEA, via the coding sequence ATGCCGATCGAGAAAATCCTGGTCCTCGAAGACGATTCTATCTTCCGCAAGAACCTCGAGCTGCAGCTTCGCGAGAGGCGTTATGACGTCGTGAGCGCGGAAACCCTTGCCGAGGCGGAGGAGAAGCTCGCGCGCGACTCCTTCGACCTCATGATGGTGGATATCCGGCTGCCGGACGGGGACGGTTCGTCCCTGTTGGCCACGATGCAGGGACGTCCATCCCAGCCCCTGCTGGTGATGATGTCGAATTTCGGCAACATTCAGTCCGCGGTGGAATGCATGCGCAACGGGGCCATCGATTATCTGGCGAAGCCCTACACGCCTGCCCAGCTTGATTTCACGCTGAAGAAAGCCGAGCAATACAACCAGCTGGTCAAGGTCAACCGGTTTTTCAATCACGATGAGGGGCAAGACGGGGGCGGCGAATTGCTGGGACGCAGTGCGGCCATGGAGCAGCTCCGGCAATTGATCCGCAAAGTGGCTCCCACCCAGGCGACCGTGTTGATTCAAGGGGAAAGCGGCACGGGCAAGGAGCTCGTGGCGCGCGCCCTCTACCGGCAGAGCCCGCGCGCCGGAGCGGCTTTTATCAAAATGAATTGCGCGGCGGTTCCCGAGAATTTGATCGAGAGCGAGTTTTTGGGGCACGAGAAGGGTTCATTTACCGGCGCCTTGTCGAAGCGGGAAGGCCGGTTCGAGCTGGCTCACGGCGGCACGATCCTGCTCGATGAGGTCAGCGAGGTTTCGCCGTCGATCCAAGCCAAACTCCTGCGCGTGCTTCAGGAGCGTGAATTGGAGCGTGTCGGAGGCAACCGCACGCTGGCCGCGAAAATGCTGGATATCAGCATCCGCACCCTGCGCAACAAGTTGAACGATTACGCCGGACGCAACGGCAGCCCTCAGGAAATCGAGGTGGAGGAATCCGCCGAGGCCTAA